Genomic segment of Hydra vulgaris chromosome 08, alternate assembly HydraT2T_AEP:
TATCTAAAATATAGTTCGTAGCTAAGAACCGCAACCATTTTAAAAgctcaacattttttttctattaactgGCGCATGCGTGcctaaacatagcgctttttcctaatatataaACGACCGTGAGTCTAAGGCTCTATATGACGTAAATACGGCCTtgtgttgataaaataaaataagttatcaGGTAGGTTGGATTGGATTgcatattactaataaaatggTGAACATGATAACCtatacaaatacatacataaatatgttaatacatacatatgttATTGCATATTACCAGTAAAATGGTGAACATGATAACCtatacaaatacatacatacatttgttaatacatacatacgtacatacatacatacatacatacacacatacatacatacatacatacatacatacatacatacatacatacatacatacatacatacaatttACATGGTTAAACGCACTACAATTTGGCGTGTTGTAAAGCAGGTTATCCCCCTGTCTCCTAAAAAGAGGTCTGGGCGTCCTAGAGTCACTTCACAGCGTACTGACCTCAGGATGGTAACAATGGTCAAGATGAATCCTTCAATAACCTCTGGTAACCTACAGAACAGCATACCAACACTTTCTAATGTCTCAAAGCGCACAATCCGTCACAGACTTTCTGCGGAATTAAACTTACCTGCACGAAGGCCATTTAAGAAACCATTAGTAACTGAAAAGATGAGAAAAAAGCGCATTGAGTTCTGCAAGAAGCATCAAGATTGGACAGAAGAGCAGTGGACACTGGTGATGTTCGGTGATGAGTCCATTTTTCGTCAGTTCTCTGATATTAAGCTTTTTGTTCGTCGACCTACTAGTTCTAATCCTACCAATCCTAAATACACATGCAAAACTGTGAAGCATTCGCCTTCTGTAATGGTGTGGGGTTGTTTTTCTGCTCATGGCCTCAGAGATTTATACTTTTTGCCCAAAGGAGAAACTATGAATGCAAAAAAGCACCTCAACGTTTTGGATGAATCTCTAATCAATTTCATGATTATTCATCAGtgcacaatttttcaaaaatgattcaGCACCATGCCACACTGCGAAGTCTGTGAAGCAGTGGCTTGGATCAAAAACATACAGTTGCTTGATTGGCCTGGAAATTCTCCAGATCTCAACCCAATTGAAAATCTTTGGTTGTCATGTTAATCATGAAGCGTGTATCTGCTAAGAACTGCAGTTcattaaatggtttaaaaaatgcTATTCGTCATGTATGGTGTACAGAAATTACATCAGGACTAAGTGAAAATCTTGCCAAACCCATGCCCAAACGAATTAGTGCTGTGTTAAAAAACAAAGGATATCCTACCAAATATTAATAGTACATCTGTTTAAAATGATTatacaatgtaataaaaataattgaacttgTTTTTGgtgaaaatataatatttttggaaGTATTAATGTTTTTGGAAGTAATTATGAAAAGTAATTATGATGTTGCAAAACTTTTTGCATTTGTGTACACATTGCAAACATTGATTTGTGTAAAATTGTGCCTTGTTGCAAGACTTTTTGCCAGcactgtatgtatgtatgattaTATACTACATTTGACTGTATGTagatgttttcaattttttctaagttttggtAAGGCCCATTATATCTAGCTATATTATTAAACAAGTGTTtcgagatttaaaaaaaatagatcgGTTGatgtttcttaaaaatttgaacgcttagaaaaaacttaatttttattatgtagacAGAGCAAAGTggatttttctataaatatttagatACATTTAATCTTCCGATCGTTAATCTTCTATAATTTACGGGTTCTATGCTTCTTTCTGCAACATGCTGCCAAGTTTTGttactataaatttaattaggTAAGCTTAACAATTTTAATGCTTTTGAAAGTCTCTCactattatttcaaatttaaaaaactttacagcAGTTAAAATTTATCGCCACATTAAAAAGTAACACTTTTTGATTGTAATCTAATTAAAACGTCTCATTAATTGGcgcacattttttaatttgttcaaaaatgcattattgtttaaaacaaagttttaattttaaataatttttacatgttttaaacaaaacacaccttttgttagaaattttaaactaatttgtaaaacattttggTGCCTGCATTCCctttacttcattttttaagtgtctcttgttattattacttcattatattttagtttagaaaacCATGAGGAATAACAACAATTGCATGATATTACATTACAGAGCTGCAGTCATTTTTACTGTGTATTCTTAAATCTCTTTAAACTTTGTGATTAATTGCAAGCAACAGTGTAAATAGTTTGTTATTactaaatgtatttttgtaattttaggCCAAGATCCTTTACAAAACTAACTAtttgatatatgtatttaacaaacatattttttttaattttagtttctaaataaatttttaagcacGTCTTATACGAATTTAGtgaagatatatttataaaagaacttttttagaCCATTTtgcaaatgcttttttaaaacttattttagatATCATTTTGCTTGCTGGGTGCTTTGCTTGCAGGATGTTTTGCTTGCTGGGTGTTTTGCTTGCAGGGTGTTTTGCTTGCTGGGTGTTTTGCTTGCAGGGTGTTCTGCTTGCAGAgtgttagttttaaaaataactagcATAATACCTTGCAAAAGAAGAATTGTACTCAAACTAAAGTTAGTCAAGAATAAAGTTACTAACAACTAAAACTCAAGcttttttgctgtttttgttgttgttattgttatggTGGTGATGGTTTTAAAGTAATCGCAGAACACTGTGGTATCCCGTGGTATCACTGATAGTGTACACGCAGTTTGCACTTACGGAAAGCTAAAAATGCGAATAAAAATAACCTGATGAACGACATCCAGTATACATAAGAAGTACAACTCATACGCTGAATAGTCTCCATCTACTCAGCGTATAAGTAGTACTTCGTTATGAAAGGAACTCGTCTTGATTAGCTCTGCTATTAGGATGTTTTCTCaactagtaaataaataatctagtcgagtaaattaaatattgttgttaaaaaaaaattatcgtttaaagcacaataaaataaaatacttaaaatatttattctaattatgttatttaaatatctgattgttttttaatttcaaaaccaCCGTGAAAAGCGGTTTAAAAGCggaagataaaaataaactttgtccAACATTTTAATCATTATCTTGTCTATGGGATTTTTATATAGACATCTATGCAAATTTATAGATTTCcgtataaacttttatatatcatttaataaaatttggtaAAACACGCAAAACTACATAAtaacttatctttttttaattttttttaataaagaattttcgatattttttcaagatttttataatgttgAAATGGTCAAAACAACGGCAGTATTCAGTCGGCTCAGCTTCATTGTTTGATAGCAACAAAATGCAAAACATTGAGAGAAAATTTTCTCGACgtaaaactaaaagttatttCGAACAACAATTTAAAGAGAGAAATAATGGAGATGCTGAAAATAATGGAGATGCTGAATTTAATAATTcactcttaaataaaaatttttattgtgaaGGATTGGGCATTTGCGAAGGATTGGGCGTTTTTACAACaactaataaaaagttttattattatataaaatcaacaaaatcttCTAAAAACAGTTTCAAACAATCGGAAAATAAAACCTGCGTTTGCACAAACGACTCCGTTGATTCCAAAAAGAAATCTACTTCAGGCTCAGAAATTTAtctacacataaaaaaaaatgaaaaattaaaaaaaagaccaCGACTAAGTCAAACCAGAAAGAAAAGTTTAGTGGATAGACGACATAGTTTATCAAACATATGTTCAACAAGTTTACGAGAATCTAACATGACTTCACCCAAACATCGCATTCACAACGAAGTGATGGACAATAAAGAGTTAAACtcgaaaaaccttttttacacAGATATAAGTTTGAATTTTCTTTCAAATGAACAATTAGTGCAGTTAGATAAACAAATGTCAACATTCAATAAACAATCAAtgcaagttaaaaaacaatcagCGTTAAGTAGATCGCCATTATTGCCAACTAAACAACTTAcgttgtcaaataaaaaatcgaGGCCGCTAAATTTGCGATATGCAAAAAAGTTCTTGATTAAAAGAGACCACGTACttgaaataaatgataaaaaaaacactttagaAGACCATTTTTCCAATCAGAACAGCTcagtaaaagaaaataatataccaATAAACATGAAAGTTACAAAAAGTCAGAGCATTTCAGTAAAAGACTGTAtcactcaaaaaaataaagaaacatcgAAAACTTTTGGAAAGTTGGATCATTCAAACGGAAGTTACGCAAACACAAATAGCTTGAATGAGAAAATCAATAGCAAcccctttttatttattaaatcacgaatttttaaatcataaaaatgtaaatttaataagaaGTAACAcggtaaaaaattttaaaggtttaaaaatttataggcTTAAAATtttcgtaatttaaaaaaaacattttgtcgCATAATAACATaatgtgtattattttttttgaaaagtttatgtTGTGATTTTTAAACGCTAAAATTTTTTACTGCCgttgttgtttatattaataaactaGACGTCGTTTACatttcttataataattaacTAGACGTCGTTTACATTTcttacgttttaatattaaacttttaatgttatatatatatagtttaaaaatcgtaagtttttgaatattacttttattttaattataattgttaaattcttattacattaaaaaaacacacaGATAAAACCTCATGGGATGATATTTCTgatttttgattgtttataattgtttacAAGACCATTCAAccattaaaaagtcaaaattttcttCGCTTTTAAGATTGGTGAAActtcaagttataaaaaaaactattttatatttatactggTATGAAATAAAGAGAtgaatatagttttaatttcaatactatttttaaaagccCCTGTGTAgggtttttttgaaattaaaactatattcatcttttttaaatgacaagagtccattaaaattaaaagtttaaaatttaaattttaaactgaaagtttaaattcaaaggactataatttaaatttttggtttatactatactttaatgtaaaatttttctaaactacTTTcccacaatatttttttaccgatatatataaaattttattttaataacgtaataatgaaataaaaaacttaaatgatcaataaatataaaatgtaaaacgaaaattatttattaaaggtTACATGGAAAGTAATATTGACtgacatttaaatttatttttccaaataaaaaaatgtaattcttAAAAGCCAGAAATatgtaaaatctaaaaactaaactttagttttttaactaaaagaagCCATTCAAAGTTGtataagtttataacaaaaagaatAGAAAATGCGGtaacacaacaaaataaaaaactataaaaacagtaaaaaaaaaaacatgacaaTATGACAACAGCaaagaaacaataataatgtaGAAAGAAAAACCACAAATacatcttaattttatttatttgataaaacatgaaatttaattaaacgtaaacatttaataagttttcatacaattctaaataaataaatagttgctGGTCATGTATGAAAGAAAACTTGaacataaaattttgaaaaaagttctttcttgTACATTTTAATGACATATACTTTCAAATTAcgtttttaattcttaaattaattatatttattgccttatgagaaaaattttaactgaatttttttgattataacagGGCGGGGTTGATGGGCTGCAGCCCCAGGTTCTGAGAAATAATAACCATCCAACTAGTgacctttattttttaaggaaaccagaaaacttttttttttgtatgtttttaaaatcaatttcttgGGAGCTTAGGAAggcattgcaaaaaaaattaatagagaTATAGTATTctgtttttgtttcatttttaattttacggTCACTTCCGCAACCGCAGCAAACTTGATTATTCGCGTATTTTGTGTTGTATGAAATTTTgcgttgtacttttttttttttaattttattatgattcCCTCCCAACAAGGTTGACAAGAGTATTGACAAAGAGAAAAACTAATCTCTCGCGCTTTTCCATTTCGTACCGTAGCTCTTGTTTATATAagattaattaacaaattaacatcCAAAAATACTCAACTGGAAAAATCGAGTAACTTAAATACGCTCAAAACGTTATTAAAAGATCTCATTTTAAACACTAACAACTTTATGAATTTTTACTAActccaaaacatttaaaactatgtATAAAACTAACTTTGCTCCGAAACCAAGGTAAACTGTAATAACTCTAAAAACTCTAAATAACTCaaaaacaacagcaacaacaacaaaaaataataataggcTTATTTATCAACACGTGAACGACTATATATTACCTATTTAGCAAATCGTGTACCTACTTATATTTGTGTGtattgaaagaaaattaaaaaaattaaaaacttctttttgtccgcattctttgttttttgcatttttattttcattctgcCGATGCTGCGTTAAAAAAGTTAgtcgttaaaaaagtttacatgcTGTTCTGCGCCTGCGTTACGCGTGCGCAGTATTGATTAAAAGTTTCCGTAAGGGAGTGAAATTCGgcgttaaaaaagtttcatagtCTCATTAGGGTatgtaaaacattaataataagttatatgttatataaaaatggctGTCCACGTTTACTCAGTTGATGATGTGAAACAGTATCTTTCAGATggaataatttagttttttaaatcacaGCGTATAGCTTTCTTgaaatatgcaaaaatatttcaactttttggtatttataataaaattgagaATATTAATTcgctatttaatttaaaaatattttttattaagaatgcacttatatatatatatatatatatatatatatatatatatatatatatatatatatatatatatatatatatatatatatatatatatataagtgcatatatatatatatatatatatatatatatatatatatatatatatatatatatatcatgaaaAATGATGGTTTTTAGAGATGTCCATGATTCTGATCACGGGGCACATGTTGGTCTCAACAATACTAGAGCTAAactaaaaagttctttttactGGCTtggtttgtttttctttacttaaatataaatttaaaaaacaaaaaactactgaagtttattaaataaatttaatcattttttgtcATTCAATCATGATActtttatatagtaaattacTTTGTTTCTTATGTTTTTAGGTATGGTTAGCGATATTACCAAATTGATAAAGGAATGCGACAAATGCCAAcgaatggaaaaaattaaaacggtTGCTCCTGAATTAAAACCTATAAGGGTGAATGGGCTATGGGAGTTTTTGGGCATTGATCTGATTGGGCCACTTCCTATTACCTCACAAGgtcacaaatatattttaacagtaaCAGACCTCTGGAGTAAATATGTTGAAGCTTTCCCTATTCCTGAAAAGTCTGCTTTATATGTATCAAAGTGCCTCACCACCTTATTTTATAGATTTGGCCCtcctaaaaaaattctttaggaTCAAGGCAGGGAGTTTGTAAACGGTGTAAATGAGGCTttgttttcttcatttaatGTCAAACACCTTATAACATCTGCTTACCATCCACAAAAGAATGGGCAAGATAAAAGAACTAATCAGACTGTTAAGAGAGCTCTTTCAAAGTTATGTAATAAAGCTCAGAATAACTGGGATGAGTTGTTAGAACTGGTATTGTTTGGTCTTCGCACATGTGTGCAAAAATCAACTAAGTTGACAccattttttctaatgtttggCAGAGAACCACAATTGTTTTCAGCTTTAGCAATGAATCTAACTAATTCAGACATTGTTgatgataatattgaaattagTTTAACTGAAGAtcaaattcaagaaaaaaataattcacaaAATAAATTCAACATTGTggtaaattcaaatattttaaatgctcaaacaaaaatgcaaaaatattatgcTTCTAAACAGATAAAAGGATGTAagtcattttcatttaaaataggtgataaagttttattaaaaaattgtagaaaaattGGTCGTAAAGGGGTCGAATGGAGCATGATTGGCTTGGACCTGCTACAATCACAAGCTTTAAACAAAATGGTGCTGTTGTTACTTGTAATGGAAAAGTTTGGAGGAAAGCTGTTTCTTTAGTGAACATGAAGCCATATCTAGAAGAAAATTGGAATGTATCATcagcaataatattaaaagaacacGATTATTGTCTTCCAATGAATATTAAAATGGctagaaataaaaagaatacaataaaatCTAGAAAATCAAACAAGAGACATATACTAGACTTAAAATGctatgttaaagaaaaaaatattaaattgactGAAGTTGAAAACTCTTTATCGAAAAATGTATACCCTGCAATTTctgttaacaataaattttttttaaacttatcaacaGAGTCTGTTAAATTAAAcctcaacattttaaaaaatccatgtGGTTGGTTAAATGATACTTTAATAGATATTGCCCAAAGTTTCCTTTCATTTCAGTTTCCTCATATTGCTGGATTTCAAAGTTcgtgtatttttaataaaaataattcaggtGGTTACATTCCTACCGGAAAATTTATTCAAACACTCAATATTAGAAACTCACATTGGATACTAATAAGTAATGTGTCATCTGATACATGTTTAAACTCAGTTCAATATTATGATTCTCTCTATACCAGTTTAAATGAAGATGTTCCATTATTATGAAGTTATGAATTGCCAAACTTAAGATAATGGAAATGATTGTGGTCTTTATACTGTTGCAAATGCTACAGCTCTATGTAATGGAATTGATCCAAGTGTAATTGTCTGGgaaaaaaatagtattagaAAACATTTTCTAACATGTATTGAGAAAGGCAAACTTGAAATGTTTCCCTATATAACCATACTAAACGGGTTTAAAAGATGCTCTTCGTCCTTTCTTTGTGATGAGACTTGTCACTGTGCTATGGCATAAGTTGTagcttatataatttatatatatttttctaatgtaTTGATGTATTTGTAGTTTTATGTAATGCAATAATACCTTGTCAGGTCAGGCCATTTTTTCTTAAGGTAGCATATAATCATGTACAACCTGTTTCATATGGAACAAGCAATACTGGTTTGGTGTTGTAAAGGCATCATACCTCATAATGtcatttaatttagaaaatagcGTTATAAAAAGTCTAAACCACACAAGTCTAAACCATATTAATGTAGAAACATGGAtgttaaacttgaaaaaaaactttgtatatatataattatatatattttttaaaattactaaaatggAATAATATATAATTCTATTTAATTATAGACATATTTGTGATGGAATGGAGGCTCCATATGTTTGATATAGTCAAATGTCGCAAAGAAAGCTACATAAATAcgatttttgttaaatatattatttctatgaagtttaatgaattttaaagtttataaaagattatagtttaaatattatttgaacaaattttcataattttttacatttgtctTAAATTGAAaggattttaaacttttttataagtttaaacatttatattttgtcattgttttattttagttatctTACTGTTGAACATGAttctaatttagtaaaatttcatgatttgaaatttactatATTAATCATTAGCCAACAGTTATGGCAAAAATTTGATTTCTACAAAATCAAGGTTAGAAATATGTTATTTTCTGGTAACTTTacaaaactgatttttatgtttatttatgttatgCCTTTTTTATGCTACTTTGTTGTGCTTCgtgctaatataaaaacttttgtgcCTTTTTGTGGAAATACAAGACTCTTATGTAATAAGgttgttaaaatatatcaattataattgtttattaactACGTAATGacttcatttatttgttttcaatctcaaaacttttttttcaacttttatctAAGGTGCCCTAACCAAACCTAACGGTCTTGTATCAGAGTCCCGCGGAATAGCATTTAAATAGGAAGCTGACGCCTCCTTCCTTAAAAAATTGGAGAAAATATTAATTCTGTTAAGTTGAACTCTGGATCGCTTGCTTTTGAGGCAAGCACTCTAATTCATGCGACACGGCTACTGGAAACTCAAGAGATTATCTATGTTAcgttatttgaatatttttaaatttttttaaatgtagcatTTTATAATTGAAACAAATGTTGTGTTTACATTGCAAAGTGGCTAGAGCTCTTTAATATtgacaaaaagtaaaataaataaaaagtatatatgtataccaCAGGCATGTACCGTGGGTGGAGGAAGGGGGGTCAGGTGCAATTGACCTCTGTTTCCTACAAATTGCCCTCTGTTATAGTACCAAATGAATACATTGcatactttaaaaatgatttcattTGCTACTATAAACTGCCTTTATTCAAAAATGACCTCCCCCAagcctaaaaaattattaaatgtgtatcatcaagttttgtttttagttaatacatcaagttttattgaatacatcattgatatttttattatatatttattttttaacatttatcgCGAATATGTTTGCGCAGAAAAGAGAGCTTccattttgaaaacttttttaacggGCTAACTTTTTTAACGCCATTAAGcgttaaaaaagtagtttaaaccctaaccctgacggataggatgatataaataattttttggttgCCAGTATGTTGCTATGTGCGTTGCTATgcgttttaaaaatacatagtacaagattttgtttaataacaaaaaaactaaaatatattttaaactttttttttcacaataagAAAGCTGaataaattttgtacaaaaatcaTCCAACATagaaaaaacgattttttttttaattttgtgccTTTTTTTTATAGGGGAACCAccttaaatataaacttattttaaattgaagtatccaaaaatattagtaatgcatagcggtttcttgatgacaagactgtcggtcttctgcaagtttcctgcgttctttgaaataatttctaatactttacagttttattttatatattttttgtacaacgtaacttagtaattttttttttaattttcctaaaagattctattatatattacgaatttgtaaagattaaagaacacaaaaaaaataaaaagtatttgacAACAATAATGTCaatatgataacagtattcc
This window contains:
- the LOC124817940 gene encoding uncharacterized protein LOC124817940, with product MLKWSKQRQYSVGSASLFDSNKMQNIERKFSRRKTKSYFEQQFKERNNGDAENNGDAEFNNSLLNKNFYCEGLGICEGLGVFTTTNKKFYYYIKSTKSSKNSFKQSENKTCVCTNDSVDSKKKSTSGSEIYLHIKKNEKLKKRPRLSQTRKKSLVDRRHSLSNICSTSLRESNMTSPKHRIHNEVMDNKELNSKNLFYTDISLNFLSNEQLVQLDKQMSTFNKQSMQVKKQSALSRSPLLPTKQLTLSNKKSRPLNLRYAKKFLIKRDHVLEINDKKNTLEDHFSNQNSSVKENNIPINMKVTKSQSISVKDCITQKNKETSKTFGKLDHSNGSYANTNSLNEKINSNPFLFIKSRIFKS